From a single Capsicum annuum cultivar UCD-10X-F1 chromosome 12, UCD10Xv1.1, whole genome shotgun sequence genomic region:
- the LOC124889229 gene encoding ATP synthase epsilon chain, chloroplastic-like: MTLNLSLLTPNRIVWDSEVEEIVLSTNSGQIGILPNHASIATTIDIGILQTHLNNQWLTMALMDGFARIGNNEITISVNNAEKDSDIDPQEAQQTLEIAEANMKKAEGRRQKIEANLALRRARTRVEAVNPIS; this comes from the coding sequence ATGACTTTAAATCTTAGTTTACTGACTCCTAATCGAATTGTTTGGGATTCAGAAGTGGAAGAAATTGTGTTATCTACTAATAGTGGTCAAATTGGCATATTACCGAATCACGCCTCTATTGCCACAACTATAGATATAGGGATTTTGCAAACACACCTTAACAACCAATGGTTAACGATGGCTCTGATGGATGGTTTTGCTAGAATAGGTAACAATGAGATCACTATTTCAGTAAATAATGCAGAGAAAGATAGTGACATTGATCCACAAGAAGCTCAACAAACTCTTGAAATAGCAGAGGCTAATATGAAAAAGGCTGAAGGAAGGAGACAAAAAATTGAGGCAAATCTAGCTCTCCGACGAGCTAGAACACGGGTGGAGGCTGTCAATCCGATTTCATAA